One genomic segment of Xylanivirga thermophila includes these proteins:
- a CDS encoding TraR/DksA C4-type zinc finger protein → MKDYQLKYLKSQLTEEKTECENALKDNKELNTGTLLAANEMELSLYDNHPADTASETFEMEKQIAIKRHYEKRMADIKHALDKIDRNIYGTCEMCGKDIDFERLEALPTSKLCIKCEKDINIPIRDMQNTDRPVEEDVLKPPFYRTDTDGHDYVGYDGEDAWQDVAKYNKTPNYALDWYDNNFYDEHEKLKDVPESIEDISNEEYKSQLPE, encoded by the coding sequence ATGAAAGATTACCAACTTAAATATCTTAAAAGTCAGTTAACGGAAGAGAAGACGGAATGTGAAAATGCCTTGAAGGACAATAAAGAGCTAAATACCGGTACTTTACTTGCGGCAAATGAAATGGAATTATCATTATATGATAATCATCCTGCAGATACAGCTAGTGAAACTTTTGAAATGGAAAAGCAAATAGCTATAAAAAGGCATTATGAAAAACGTATGGCAGATATAAAGCATGCATTAGATAAAATAGATAGAAATATCTATGGAACATGTGAGATGTGTGGTAAAGATATCGATTTTGAACGTTTAGAAGCATTACCTACATCAAAACTTTGTATAAAATGTGAAAAAGATATTAACATACCAATAAGGGATATGCAAAATACCGATAGACCAGTTGAAGAAGATGTTTTAAAGCCTCCTTTTTACAGAACAGATACCGATGGTCATGATTATGTAGGATATGATGGTGAAGATGCATGGCAGGATGTGGCAAAGTATAATAAGACACCTAATTACGCATTAGATTGGTATGATAATAATTTTTATGATGAGCATGAAAAGTTAAAGGACGTCCCAGAGTCAATAGAAGATATTAGTAATGAAGAATATAAGTCTCAGCTTCCAGAATAG